In Wolbachia endosymbiont of Aedes albopictus, one DNA window encodes the following:
- a CDS encoding heme exporter protein CcmB produces the protein MINLVKKLVIDSKNLTYIVCIFIIMLNLSSFILENNNKQEVMLTLTWICATFVLQISTNNLFTSDYHDGILEQIFVQPLSSRFIVAYKIFAHWLLFGLPISVISSIFSFAVLGNSIEHSMAVGVSLLFNTLIIINISATGNALMIGRNNLASGVSQILVLPMIMPTFVYFKMLTQFENLSLNIYTLLITMLIFIILIVNSTITTHMALKFAVEQD, from the coding sequence ATGATCAACTTAGTAAAAAAATTAGTAATAGATAGTAAGAACCTTACCTATATAGTATGTATTTTTATTATAATGTTAAATTTATCTTCATTTATACTTGAAAACAACAATAAACAAGAAGTTATGTTAACATTAACATGGATATGTGCTACATTTGTTTTGCAGATCTCTACAAATAATTTGTTTACATCTGATTATCATGATGGAATATTAGAGCAAATCTTTGTACAGCCACTCTCTTCTAGGTTTATAGTTGCTTATAAAATTTTCGCTCACTGGTTATTATTTGGGCTACCGATTTCAGTAATTTCTTCCATATTCAGCTTTGCAGTTCTAGGCAATAGTATTGAACACTCAATGGCAGTTGGAGTGTCTTTATTATTTAATACGCTGATAATCATTAATATTTCAGCTACTGGAAATGCATTGATGATTGGTCGAAACAACTTAGCATCAGGAGTATCGCAAATTCTTGTTTTGCCAATGATAATGCCAACCTTTGTGTATTTTAAAATGCTAACTCAATTTGAAAATTTGTCCTTGAACATTTATACACTACTAATCACCATGTTAATTTTTATCATTTTGATTGTTAACAGCACTATAACTACTCACATGGCATTAAAATTTGCTGTGGAACAGGATTGA
- a CDS encoding pyruvate dehydrogenase complex E1 component subunit beta: MATLSVREALCTAIREEMQNDSDVLIMGEEVAEYDGAYKVTKGLLKEFGENRVVDTPITEHGFAGLAVGAAFAGLKPIVEFMTFNFSMQAIDQIVNSAAKTNYMSGGQLGCPIVFRGPNGAAARVAAQHSQCFAAWYSHIPGLKVIAPYFASDCRGLLKAAIRDPNPVIFLENEIAYGHEHEVSDSELSNKDYLLEIGKAAVIREGKDVTITAFSLKLMDALNAADLLSSEGIEAEVIDLRTLRPLDTQTVINSIQKTNRLVSVEEGWPFAGIGAELSAVVMEQGFDYLDAPVMRVTGKDIPLPYAANLEKKALPQVEEIAEAVHQVCFRKK, encoded by the coding sequence ATGGCAACCTTAAGTGTAAGAGAAGCTTTATGCACAGCAATTAGAGAAGAAATGCAAAACGACTCTGATGTGCTTATCATGGGTGAAGAAGTTGCAGAGTATGATGGTGCTTATAAAGTAACGAAAGGATTACTGAAAGAGTTTGGAGAAAACAGAGTAGTTGATACGCCTATTACCGAACATGGATTTGCTGGCCTTGCTGTTGGAGCGGCATTTGCTGGATTAAAGCCAATAGTCGAGTTTATGACTTTTAATTTTTCTATGCAAGCTATTGACCAAATTGTGAATTCCGCAGCAAAAACAAATTATATGTCAGGCGGACAACTTGGATGCCCTATAGTATTTCGTGGACCAAATGGCGCTGCAGCAAGAGTTGCTGCACAACATTCTCAATGCTTTGCAGCTTGGTATTCGCATATACCGGGGTTAAAAGTAATAGCACCCTATTTTGCCTCAGATTGCAGAGGTCTGCTTAAAGCTGCAATTCGTGACCCTAATCCGGTAATATTTCTAGAAAACGAAATAGCTTATGGACATGAGCATGAAGTTTCTGACTCTGAGCTATCAAACAAAGATTATCTACTTGAGATAGGCAAAGCTGCTGTTATACGGGAAGGAAAGGATGTAACTATCACTGCTTTTTCATTAAAATTAATGGATGCCTTAAATGCAGCAGATTTACTTTCGAGTGAAGGTATAGAAGCTGAAGTTATTGACCTCAGAACCTTAAGACCACTTGACACTCAAACTGTTATCAACTCTATTCAGAAGACTAATAGGTTAGTTAGTGTAGAAGAAGGATGGCCATTTGCAGGAATAGGAGCAGAGCTGTCAGCCGTTGTTATGGAACAAGGATTTGACTACCTTGATGCTCCAGTTATGCGCGTAACTGGCAAGGACATCCCCTTACCTTACGCTGCAAACCTAGAAAAAAAAGCATTACCGCAAGTGGAAGAGATAGCTGAAGCCGTGCATCAGGTCTGCTTTAGAAAAAAATAA
- a CDS encoding ribonucleoside-diphosphate reductase subunit alpha, which yields MNNITINYAKDSKLTDFGKAVLSDRYLIENESYQDLFARIANYYSDNKEHAQRLYDYMSNLWFMPSTPILSNGATKRGLPISCFLNETEDSLQGIVDLWNENVWLAARGGGIGSYWGNLRSIGESVKGSGKTSGIVPFIVVQNALTLAISQGSLRRGSSAVYLPVSHPEIEEFLDLRKPTGGDPNRKALNIHHAVIVTDKFMQAVENDQEWNLISPHNNKVISTVKARDIWIKILTARVETGEPYIIFLDATNNNKPESYKKLNLDIKMSNLCSEITLTTGYDHLNKSRTAVCCLSSVNLEYYEEWKDNKLFIEDIMRFLDNVLEDFINKAPNEMQRAKYSAARERSIGFGVMGFHSFLQSKMVPFESVTAQQWNKKIFKYLREQADIVSKKLAEEKGACPDAKEVDLMERFTHKLAIAPTASISIIAGNTSPGIEPYAANVFIQKTLTGSFVVRNKFLQKLLAEKNQDNDKIWSSISTNEGSVQHLDFLSEHEKLTFKTAYELDQRWIIEHASDRTSHICQSQSVNLFLPANVHKRYLQKIHMLAWKKGLKSLYYCRSQSMQRADKVSHDIFKKSEILQHKTDIDYNECLSCQ from the coding sequence GCAAATTAACCGATTTTGGAAAAGCAGTTCTATCAGACAGGTATTTAATAGAAAATGAAAGTTACCAAGACCTCTTTGCACGTATTGCTAATTACTATTCTGATAATAAAGAACATGCGCAGCGTCTTTATGACTACATGAGCAACTTGTGGTTCATGCCTTCAACACCAATACTCAGCAATGGTGCCACCAAGAGAGGGTTGCCTATATCTTGCTTTCTTAATGAAACCGAAGACAGCTTGCAGGGAATAGTTGACTTATGGAATGAAAATGTTTGGCTTGCTGCACGTGGAGGAGGCATAGGTAGTTATTGGGGAAATTTACGTTCAATTGGTGAAAGTGTAAAAGGTAGTGGTAAAACATCAGGAATTGTACCATTTATTGTGGTGCAAAATGCTCTAACGCTCGCAATTAGTCAGGGATCCTTAAGGCGAGGAAGTTCAGCAGTCTATCTTCCTGTATCTCATCCGGAGATAGAAGAGTTTCTGGATTTGCGCAAGCCAACAGGCGGTGACCCAAATCGCAAAGCGTTAAATATACATCATGCTGTAATAGTAACAGATAAATTTATGCAGGCTGTTGAGAATGATCAAGAATGGAATTTAATAAGCCCTCACAACAATAAGGTTATTTCAACTGTAAAAGCGCGGGATATATGGATCAAAATATTAACAGCAAGGGTTGAAACTGGAGAACCTTACATTATTTTCCTTGATGCAACAAATAACAATAAGCCAGAATCTTACAAAAAGCTCAACTTAGACATCAAGATGTCAAATCTATGCAGTGAAATAACTTTAACTACAGGTTATGATCACCTGAATAAGTCACGCACTGCTGTGTGTTGTCTATCATCCGTAAACCTTGAGTACTACGAAGAATGGAAAGACAATAAACTCTTCATAGAAGATATAATGCGCTTTCTTGATAATGTATTGGAAGATTTTATAAATAAAGCACCGAATGAAATGCAGCGAGCAAAATATTCTGCAGCCAGAGAACGCAGTATTGGTTTTGGCGTGATGGGCTTTCACTCATTTTTACAAAGCAAAATGGTTCCTTTTGAATCAGTAACAGCACAACAATGGAATAAAAAAATATTTAAGTATTTACGCGAGCAAGCAGATATAGTTTCTAAAAAATTAGCAGAGGAAAAGGGGGCATGTCCTGATGCCAAAGAAGTTGATCTAATGGAAAGGTTTACACACAAGCTCGCTATTGCTCCAACTGCCTCAATCTCCATTATTGCAGGCAATACCTCTCCTGGAATAGAGCCATATGCAGCAAACGTATTCATACAAAAGACACTTACAGGCTCATTTGTAGTGCGAAATAAATTCTTGCAAAAACTATTAGCAGAAAAAAATCAAGACAATGATAAAATATGGTCTTCAATTTCAACAAACGAGGGTTCTGTTCAGCACTTAGATTTTCTTAGTGAGCATGAAAAATTGACATTTAAAACAGCGTACGAGCTTGACCAAAGATGGATTATAGAACATGCAAGTGATAGAACTTCGCATATTTGTCAATCTCAATCAGTAAATCTGTTCTTACCTGCCAACGTACATAAACGTTACTTGCAAAAAATACACATGCTTGCTTGGAAAAAAGGATTGAAGAGCTTATATTACTGCAGATCACAATCAATGCAGAGAGCTGATAAGGTCTCGCATGACATATTCAAAAAAAGTGAAATATTGCAACACAAAACAGATATTGACTACAATGAATGTTTGTCATGCCAGTAG
- the topA gene encoding type I DNA topoisomerase — protein sequence MALLIVESPAKAKTIGKYLSKEFKVAASFGHVRDLPAKNGSVDPDNDFAIKYETIEKAEKYIKELVKAASKASDIYLATDPDREGEAMAWHVIEILKEKKAISNENNIYRVVFNEITKRAVQEAIKNPREINMDLVRAQQTRRALDYLVGFSLSPLLWTKLSGSKSAGRVQSVALKLICEREDEISKFITQEYWSIKAEMQNSKDETFFSMLSHYDNKKLEKFDIKNEEEAKNLVREIESRQYAVSTVERKQVKRNPLPPFITSSLQQDAVNKLYFNVKNVMRIAQNLYEGIDIGGEIVGLITYMRTDGFYIADEAINSIRGSIKSLYGDKYLPQSPRKYVKKVKNAQEAHEAIRPTDINRTPNSIKDYLTPEQFKLYDLIWKRTIASQMESAILDQVVVEISSTDQKVILRASGSSIFFDGFYKVYQDNMEAENEGLLPAMKEGEACKLISVEPKQHFTQPPPRYSEASIVKKMEEIGIGRPSTYATIISVLQDREYVSLDNKRFIPSSRGKIVTIFLETFFQRCVEYDFTAQMEEKLDLISNGHADWKKELSHFWVPFFGHVNSVKQMTHDEVFSGIHDLVIDWFCSEEGKKEVNTKCPICSDGILKLNFGRTGVFLGCSNYPECNHTKEITGSNDNSEYPKSLGIDDITGQEVVIKKGPFGLYLQFNNESEKKKAVSIPKDINVNEIDLSTATQLLSLPKVIGEHPETGKEVKIGLGRFGYYIFYDGRYFSLKKSSKEVLNTELSEAVQIIANSPRKELKSLGVNEKGKEVFICNGRYGFYIKCGKTNVALGKSADIESIDLKKALELIKNKK from the coding sequence ATGGCATTATTAATAGTTGAATCACCTGCGAAAGCAAAGACAATAGGTAAATATTTGAGCAAAGAGTTCAAAGTAGCTGCATCTTTTGGCCATGTGAGAGATCTTCCAGCAAAAAATGGCTCCGTCGATCCGGATAATGATTTTGCTATAAAGTATGAAACCATTGAAAAAGCAGAAAAGTATATAAAAGAGTTAGTAAAAGCAGCAAGTAAAGCATCAGATATATATCTTGCAACAGACCCAGACAGAGAAGGAGAAGCAATGGCTTGGCATGTGATAGAGATATTAAAAGAAAAGAAAGCAATCAGTAATGAAAACAACATTTATAGAGTAGTCTTTAATGAGATAACAAAGAGAGCAGTACAAGAAGCAATAAAGAATCCACGTGAAATTAATATGGACTTAGTGCGTGCACAGCAAACACGCAGAGCTTTGGATTACCTGGTTGGATTTAGTTTGTCACCACTGTTATGGACGAAATTGTCGGGGAGCAAGTCTGCAGGGCGAGTGCAGTCTGTTGCATTAAAGCTTATATGCGAACGGGAAGATGAAATCAGTAAGTTTATAACACAGGAGTATTGGAGCATAAAGGCAGAAATGCAAAATAGCAAAGATGAGACTTTTTTTTCTATGCTAAGCCACTATGATAATAAAAAGCTAGAAAAATTTGATATTAAGAATGAAGAAGAGGCAAAGAACTTAGTCAGGGAGATTGAGTCAAGGCAGTATGCTGTAAGCACAGTAGAACGCAAGCAAGTTAAGAGAAACCCGCTTCCTCCATTTATTACTTCAAGTCTTCAGCAAGATGCAGTGAACAAGCTGTATTTTAACGTGAAAAATGTTATGCGCATAGCGCAAAATTTATATGAAGGTATCGATATTGGTGGTGAAATTGTAGGGTTGATAACTTACATGCGTACAGATGGGTTTTATATTGCAGATGAGGCTATAAACTCAATTAGAGGGTCAATTAAGTCGTTATATGGTGATAAATATTTACCACAGTCTCCTCGTAAATATGTAAAAAAGGTCAAAAATGCTCAAGAAGCACATGAAGCGATCCGGCCAACTGATATAAATAGAACACCAAATAGTATTAAGGATTATCTAACGCCAGAGCAATTTAAATTGTACGATTTAATCTGGAAAAGAACCATTGCAAGTCAAATGGAATCGGCGATTCTTGATCAAGTGGTAGTTGAAATTAGTTCTACTGATCAGAAAGTGATTCTGCGAGCAAGTGGATCAAGTATATTCTTTGATGGTTTTTATAAAGTCTATCAAGATAACATGGAAGCCGAAAATGAAGGCCTGCTACCTGCCATGAAGGAAGGGGAAGCGTGTAAGCTGATTTCAGTTGAGCCAAAACAGCATTTCACTCAGCCGCCACCTCGTTATAGTGAAGCAAGTATCGTTAAAAAAATGGAAGAAATCGGTATAGGTCGCCCGTCAACTTATGCAACAATTATTTCGGTATTACAAGATCGTGAGTATGTTTCATTAGATAACAAAAGGTTTATTCCAAGCAGCCGCGGTAAAATCGTTACTATATTTTTAGAAACTTTTTTTCAGCGTTGTGTAGAGTATGATTTCACAGCACAAATGGAAGAAAAGCTTGATTTAATCTCAAATGGACATGCAGATTGGAAAAAAGAATTGAGCCATTTTTGGGTGCCATTTTTTGGTCATGTAAACTCTGTCAAGCAAATGACGCATGATGAAGTTTTCAGCGGCATTCACGATTTGGTAATCGATTGGTTTTGTTCAGAAGAAGGAAAAAAAGAGGTGAATACGAAATGTCCTATTTGCTCTGATGGCATATTGAAATTGAACTTTGGGCGAACAGGAGTGTTCCTTGGATGTTCTAACTATCCTGAATGCAACCATACAAAAGAAATTACGGGCAGTAATGACAATTCAGAATATCCAAAAAGTTTAGGTATAGATGATATAACAGGACAAGAGGTAGTAATTAAAAAAGGTCCTTTTGGGCTTTACCTGCAGTTTAATAATGAGTCAGAAAAGAAAAAAGCGGTTTCTATACCAAAAGATATAAATGTTAATGAGATTGATCTGAGCACCGCTACTCAATTACTTTCCTTGCCGAAAGTAATCGGAGAACACCCTGAAACCGGAAAGGAAGTAAAAATAGGCCTTGGACGATTCGGGTACTATATTTTCTATGATGGTAGATACTTTTCTCTTAAGAAAAGCTCCAAAGAGGTGCTGAATACAGAATTGAGCGAAGCTGTACAAATTATTGCAAACAGTCCACGCAAAGAGTTAAAATCTCTCGGAGTTAATGAAAAAGGAAAAGAAGTTTTCATCTGCAACGGTAGGTATGGATTCTATATAAAATGCGGTAAAACAAACGTTGCTTTGGGCAAGAGTGCAGATATTGAGAGTATAGATTTGAAGAAGGCTTTAGAGTTGATTAAGAATAAAAAGTAG
- a CDS encoding IS630 transposase-related protein: MPSPYSENLREQVLKAVDEKTMTIKRISEIFKLNIKTIYLWKKRKKETGNIKPSSGYQKGD; this comes from the coding sequence ATGCCAAGCCCATATAGTGAAAACCTCAGAGAACAAGTTCTCAAAGCAGTTGATGAAAAAACAATGACGATAAAAAGAATTAGTGAAATATTTAAACTGAATATAAAAACAATATATTTATGGAAGAAAAGGAAAAAAGAAACAGGAAACATAAAGCCATCTTCAGGCTATCAGAAAGGTGATTGA
- a CDS encoding TraR/DksA family transcriptional regulator: MEKLPKIKLPEDYTPSEDEEYMSVKQLEYFSLKLQSILAELEKQELEDNSIDTYYSDGDSGNEELIKRRKDRKEKIKEALEKIKLGTYGYCDGTGEEIGVERLKANPLAIYCIEEQERVEKEKNVYNIND; the protein is encoded by the coding sequence ATGGAAAAGTTACCGAAAATAAAGTTACCAGAGGATTACACTCCTTCAGAAGATGAAGAATATATGAGCGTAAAACAACTGGAATACTTCAGCTTAAAGTTACAATCAATACTTGCTGAGTTGGAGAAACAAGAACTAGAAGATAATAGTATTGATACATACTATTCTGATGGAGATAGTGGAAATGAGGAATTAATCAAGCGCCGAAAAGATAGAAAAGAAAAGATTAAGGAGGCGTTAGAAAAAATAAAATTAGGCACTTATGGTTACTGCGATGGAACAGGAGAAGAAATAGGAGTCGAAAGACTTAAAGCTAATCCGCTTGCTATATATTGTATTGAAGAGCAAGAGAGAGTAGAAAAAGAAAAGAACGTGTACAACATTAATGATTAA